In Calypte anna isolate BGI_N300 chromosome Z, bCalAnn1_v1.p, whole genome shotgun sequence, the following are encoded in one genomic region:
- the SPAG8 gene encoding sperm-associated antigen 8 codes for MEPGGRRRWGIDAPRGVALTGQVPPVYSEERPPCTVRFQSDVLPPEMPPETSLCHSGETPMAVTEMPHEVSTTAEVPQEMLSAPAELPTEALPAVPSAVPPVEAGKDPCEGELPPCPEKIEIRPCEVRCLEVLVEPKKTVPRGSCLIHNWQEERATNHLDFVPDQEEGSEGFIFRHGHRGLLVPHSPPWPTTPISTMKDHYRPPHSVLMLGQGQREAMMQSVLYQKYRKEMTEETCPSQVPKESASTRHQDHPTEGCQLTSLPPTQPHKYYTEQPLSFWLEHARRLPSVSSIRSGDSPFRRNASFSTPITESLEQPLSCAPRSSRFWPHK; via the exons ATGGAGCCGGGAGGGCGGCGGCGATGGGGGATCGATGCCCCCCGAGG GGTGGCTCTGACAGGACAAGTGCCTCCTGTGTACTCTGAGGAGAGGCCACCATGCACGGTCAGGTTCCAGAGTGATGTCCTCCCACCCGAAATGCCCCCAGAGACGTCCCTATGCCACAGCGGTGAGACACCGATGGCCGTGACCGAGATGCCCCATGAGGTGTCAACCACAGCCGAGGTGCCCCAGGAGATGCTGtctgctccagctgagctgcCCACCGAGGCCTTGCCAGCTGTGCCCAGTGCAGTCCCACCTGTGGAGGCTGGGAAAGACCCCTGCGAGGGTGAGCTACCACCCTGCCCTGAGAAGATAGAGATTCGTCCCTGTGAGGTGCGCTGCCTTGAAGTACTGGTGGAGCCCAAGAAGACTGTGCCCAGGGGGAGCTGCTTGATCCACAACTGGCAGGAGGAG AGAGCCACGAACCACCTGGACTTTGTGCCAGACCAGGAAGAGGGCAGTGAGGGTTTCATCTTCCGGCATGGGCACCGTGGGCTGCTGGTCCCACACTCACCTCCCTGGCCCACCACCCCCATCTCCACCATGAAGGATCACTACCGCCCACCACACAGTGTGCTGATGCTGGGGCAAG GGCAGCGGGAAGCCATGATGCAGTCCGTGCTCTACCAAAAATACAG GAAGGAGATGACGGAGGAGACCTGTCCCTCCCAGGTGCCCAAGGAGTCGGCTTCCACCAGGCACCAGGACCACCCCACTGAGGGCTGCCAGCTCACATCACTGCCCCCCACCCAG CCCCACAAATACTACACGGAGCAGCCCCTCAGCTTCTGGCTGGAGCATGCCCGCAGACTGCCT agTGTCTCCAGCATCCGCAGCGGGGACAGTCCCTTTCGGAGGAATGCTTCCTTCTCCACCCCCATCACCGAGTCCTTGGAGCAACCCCTGTCCTGTGCCCCCCGGAGCAGTCGGTTCTGGCCCCACAagtaa